The proteins below come from a single Mercenaria mercenaria strain notata chromosome 3, MADL_Memer_1, whole genome shotgun sequence genomic window:
- the LOC128555930 gene encoding uncharacterized protein LOC128555930, with the protein MNLTKLRALIKGNKAAVTKLTSKFNADDSEINAEGIENILHSLEEKQTTIESLHSQVLEILPQENEEELEEEVIAQHDYSYSLQCTLNKIKKTLKVRNSNLNAAAEVFSNSSTETQYSTGSENINRSNRDAINSCSTTREQSRMINSYDNVQCVNSGNSYQRLPKLDLPIFTGNVIDWQAFWDSYESAIHANSSLTDVQKFNYLKSFLRGEALQTIAGFALTNVNYQKAVEILHERYGQREKIIQTYMTALLDLPAPVNNFASLRHFYDETETHIRGLDSLGQSENAYGSLLVPVILAEMKKNMTREHGSTKWNLNDIRRMFLKELTIMEAGNEPQPSTYPATSAFVTNNNKYKSSKSDKRHENPHRSSFQ; encoded by the coding sequence ATGAATTTGACGAAATTACGAGCTCTTATTAAGGGAAATAAAGCCGCAGTTACAAAGCTAACGTCAAAGTTCAATGCAGACGATTCGGAAATCAATGCAGAAGGAATAGAGAATATTCTCCATTCTTTAGAAGAGAAGCAGACGACAATTGAAAGTCTACACTCACAGGTTCTTGAAATTCTACCACAGGAAAATGAAGAGGAACTTGAAGAGGAGGTGATCGCACAGCACGACTACAGCTATTCTCTACAGTGTACATTAAACAAAATCAAGAAAACATTAAAGGTAAGAAATTCAAATCTTAACGCCGCCGCAGAAGTATTTAGTAATAGCTCCACAGAAACGCAATACAGTACCGGAAGTGAAAACATAAATCGATCCAACAGGGACGCAATTAATTCATGCAGTACAACACGAGAGCAATCAAGGATGATTAACAGTTATGATAATGTTCAATGTGTAAATTCTGGAAACAGCTATCAAAGATTGCCGAAATTAGACCTTCCCATATTCACCGGAAATGTAATTGACTGGCAAGCCTTCTGGGATTCATATGAATCTGCAATACATGCAAACTCGTCACTTACGGACGTACAgaaatttaattatttgaaatcGTTCCTTAGGGGAGAGGCTCTTCAAACAATCGCAGGCTTCGCGCTTACAAATGTAAATTACCAGAAAGCAGTCGAGATTTTACACGAACGTTATGGGCAGAGGGAGAAGATAATTCAGACATACATGACAGCATTACTAGATTTACCGGCGCCAGTAAACAATTTTGCAAGCCTTCGCCATTTCTACGACGAAACAGAGACACATATCAGAGGTTTAGATTCCTTAGGACAAAGTGAAAATGCATACGGTTCATTGCTAGTTCCCGTCATACTGGCGGAAATGAAAAAGAACATGACCCGTGAACATGGTTCAACAAAATGGAACTTAAATGACATTAGACGAATGTTTCTGAAGGAGTTAACCATTATGGAAGCCGGTAATGAACCTCAGCCTTCGACCTATCCAGCTACATCAGCGTTTGTGACcaataataacaaatataaatcaagTAAATCGGACAAAAGGCATGAAAATCCACATAGATCtagttttcagtaa
- the LOC128555931 gene encoding uncharacterized protein LOC128555931, producing MSDKKHCLKNALKSIKEKFVSTLNLEEDDEEEDRDKEYSCIENVEEKTIRQASPFSEIFDVIATSISSSQSEDENLDESNKFYCPEALQCLLDKFMPIVSLWSGIVLSLCSVSTLNESPDYYISRDTNSPVENWFKYIKSDIKLPKHARPYTFVIEIREAIEARSREHVFKGARKTKSAKAKVSKSNESDIYLNTQEVWKPKKKRNIYHKTPKERKLSETVSTNNQKVMKWVGTYGNTPLSNTCGIDNTLTILHQKYTKKSKFRYLLEEDNTPLSATIKNVCSLMTKEKFEEAKLIWINFTGKPIEKVVNLFGDETITLSLT from the exons ATGTCAGACAAGAAGCACTGCT TGAAAAATGCATTGAAATCTATAAAGGAAAAATTTGTATCCACACTAAATTTGGAGGAAGATGACGAAGAAGAAGACCGTGATAAAGAATACAGCTGTAttgaaaatgttgaagaaaagaCAATAAGACAAGCCTCTCCGTTTTCGGAAATATTCGACGTAATTGCTACAAGTATCAGTTCTAGCCAAAGTGAAGATGAAAATCTGGATGAAAGTAATAAGTTTTATTGTCCAGAGGCATTACAGTGCTTGCTGGACAAGTTTATGCCTATTGTATCATTGTGGAGTGGGATTGTGCTTTCACTTTGCTCAGTGTCCACATTAAATGAAAGTCCTGATTATTACATTAGCAGGGACACGAACAGTCCAGTGGAAAACTGGTTCAAATACAtaaaatcagatataaaactaCCAAAACATGCCAGACCATACACGTTTGTTATTGAAATAAGAGAGGCAATAGAGGCTAGATCGAGAGAACATGTTTTCAAGGGAGCTAGGAAAACAAAATCTGCTAAGGCAAAGGTATCAAAGAGCAACGAATCCGACATTTACCTAAATACTCAAGAAGTCTGGAAACcaaagaagaaaagaaatatttaccataaaacaccaaaagaacGAAAACTTTCGGAAACAGTCTCAACAAATAATCAGAAAGTCATGAAATGGGTTGGAACATACGGAAATACACCTTTATCTAACACGTGCGGAATTGACAATACGTTAACAATTCTACATCAAAAGTACACAAAAAAATCGAAATTCAGATATTTACTGGAAGAAGACAACACCCCCTTATCTGCTACAATCAAGAATGTATGTTCTCTAATGACgaaagaaaaatttgaagaagCTAAACTCATTTGGATAAACTTTACAGGAAAACCAATAGAAAAAGTAGTAAATTTGTTTGGAGATGAAACGATTACATTGTCTCTTACCTGA